A single Botrytis cinerea B05.10 chromosome 1, complete sequence DNA region contains:
- the Bcsvp26 gene encoding Bcsvp26, with product MWILPIVGYLGVAVGFGFLTTAIASGLYYLSELVEEHTVMAKRFLTRMIYAIIGIQALLCLVDGFSFKLSVMSILSHLVYLGNMRRFPVVHLSNPLFLISCALVIVNHYLWFRHFAAGPIQTPTSIYDTSGYPDFTQIASYFGLCVWLTPFALFVSLSASDNVLPTMGSEEPNMPEGAGKGKGKREGIAKVIIDSVRNGIAELGRIVGFWKEDTGF from the exons ATGTGGATCTTACCCATTGTCGGATATCTGGGCGTGGCGGTTGGGTTTGGTTTCCTGACTACTGCTATTG CCTCCGGATTATACTATCTTTCCGAGCTCGTCGAAGAGCATACGGTGATGGCAAAGCGTTTCTTGACTCGAATGATATATGCGATTATTGGAATCCAAGCCCTTTTATGTCTGGTCGATGGATTCAGTTTCAAATTAAGCGTCATGAGTATCCTTTCTCATCTGGTCTATTTGGGGAACATGAGGCGATTCCCAGTGGTCCATCTGAGCAATCCGCtatttctcatttcttgCG CTCTGGTGATAGTAAACCACTATCTTTGGTTCCGCCATTTCGCTGCAGGTCCTATACAAACCCCAACTTCTATCTACGATACGTCTGGATATCCGGATTTCACGCAGATAGCTTCGTATTTCGGATTGTGTGTATGGTTGACGCCGTTCGCACTCTTTGTGTCTTTGTCTGCGAGTGATAATGTGTTGCCGACTATGGGGAGTGAGGAACCGAATATGCCAGAAGGAgctggaaaaggaaagggaaagagagagggaatTGCTAAGGTTATTATTGACTCGGTCAGGAATGGAATTGCGGAACTCGGGAGGATTGTTGGGTTTTGGAAGGAGGATACGGGGttttga
- the Bcbud23 gene encoding Bcbud23, whose protein sequence is MSRPEDTLPPDLHYNDTEARKYTTSSRIQNIQASMTNRALELLDLTTPSLLLDIGCGSGLSGEILSAVPEDEGGPHIWVGMDISASMLDIALQRDVEGDLMLSDIGQGVPFRAGSFDAAISISAIQWLCNAESSEVSSAGRLSRFFGGLYASLKRGGRAVCQFYPKNDQQRTMITGAAIKAGFGAGILEDDPGTKNAKLYLVLTVGGGDVETSNGDITGIVKGMDGVDVLDARRKHREKGRKDVKKGSKAWILGKKEQMERKGKVVKNSSKYTGRKRNIAF, encoded by the exons ATGTCTCGCCCAGAAGATACACT CCCCCCCGACCTCCACTACAATGACACCGAAGCGCGCAAATACACCACCTCCTCCCGAATTCAAAACATCCAAGCGAGCATGACCAACCGCGCGCTCGAGCTCCTCGACCTCAccactccctccctcctcctcgaCATCGGCTGCGGTTCCGGTCTCTCAGGCGAAATCCTCTCCGCCGTGCCCGAAGACGAGGGCGGGCCACATATCTGGGTTGGAATGGATATTAGTGCTTCCATGCTTGACATTGCATTGCAGCGAGATGTAGAGGGCGATTTGATGCTCAGCGATATTGGACAGGGCGTTCCTTTTCGAGCCGGAAGTTTCGATGCTGCGATTAGTATTAGTGCGATCCAATGGTTGTGCAATGCGGAAAGTAGTGAAGTGTCAAGTGCAGGACGACTTTCGAGGTTTTTCGGAGGATTGTATGCTTCGCtgaagagaggaggaagagctGTGTGTCAATTTTATCCAAAGAATGATCAGCAAAGAACGATGATTACTGGTGCCGCTATCAAGGCTGGTTTTGGAGCGGGTATATTGGAGGATGATCCAGGAACGAAGAATGCGAAGTTGTATTTGGTTTTGACAGTTGGTGGAGGAGATGTCGAAACGAGTAATGGAGATATTACGGGAATAGTAaagggaatggatggagTTGATGTGTTGGATGCTAGGAGGAAGCATAGAGAGAAGGGTAGAAAAGATGTTAAGAAAGGTAGCAAGGCATGGATtttgggaaagaaggaacaaatggaaaggaaaggaaaggtgGTTAAGAATTCAAGTAAATACACAGGTCGGAAGAGAAACATTGCTTTTTAA
- the Bcpxr1 gene encoding Bcpxr1 → MGLAAPKNKIKLSHDPNNTRWSGNTDSFGHRMMKSQGWTPGEYLGAKDAAHAEFHTEANASHIRVVIKDNTLGLGAKIGSGVGHGECTGLDVFQNLLGRLNGKEEAEIEKEQKGREDLKRAIYAERKWGSIRFVKGGVLIGDKIQDLIDGEKERLKALEIKEKAAESSSEESDSSSDEEEEKSPEPVAEKKKSSKRKREEQEDEEKTSSKKSKKEKKEKKEKKSKKRQSEDEDEKDKSESKKSKKSKKDRKSKSKSTSEAEDETLDESALKARKKEKKEKKRKEKEAAGADTEEASSTSKSSKKSKKDKHKSPSTSKTSTKESTPIVSESSGRSTPMGIRSIRARHIAQKRMASMDVASLNQIFMIKS, encoded by the exons ATGGGTCTCGCTGCTCCCAAGAA CAAAATAAAACTCTCCCACGATCCAAATAATACAAGATGGTCTGGAAATACCGACAGTTTCGGCCATCGCATGATGAAATCACAGGGCTGGACACCTGGTGAATATCTTGGAGCAAAAGATGCCGCGCATGCAGAATTCCATACCGAAGCTAATGCTTCGCATATTCGTGTGGTGATTAAAGATAATACGTTAGGGTTGGGTGCGAAAATAGGGAGTGGAGTAGGGCACGGGGAGTGCACAGGTTTAGATGTTTTCCAGAACTTATTAGGGAGGTtgaatggaaaggaagaagcgGAAATAGAAAAGGAACagaaagggagggaggaTTTGAAGAGAGCAATCTACGCGGAGAGGAAATGGGGGAGTATCAGATTTGTCAAGGGAGGTGTTTTGATTGGTGAtaagattcaagatttaattgatggagagaaggagagactGAAGGCTTTGGAGATCAAAGAGAAGGCAGCAGAGAGTAGTAGTGAGGAAAGCGATTCTAGCTCagacgaggaggaagagaaatcaCCAGAACCCGTGgccgagaagaagaagtcatCGAAACGTAAGAGAGAAGAAcaggaagacgaagagaaGACGTCTAGtaagaagagcaagaaggagaaaaaggagaaaaaggaaaagaagagtaAGAAGAGGCAAAGCGAAGACGAGGACGAAAAAGACAAATCCGAATCCaagaaatcgaaaaaatCTAAGAAAGATCGCaagtcaaaatcaaaatctaccTCTGAAGCAGAAGATGAAACCTTGGACGAATCCGCCTTGAAAGCAcgcaaaaaggaaaagaaagagaagaagcgaaaagaaaaagaagcagcAGGCGCGGACACAGAAGAAGCATCCTCTacctccaaatcctccaagAAATCTAAGAAGGATAAACACAAATCACCCTCCACATCCAAAACCTCAACCAAAGAAAGTACACCAATAGTCTCAGAAAGTAGTGGAAGATCAACGCCAATGGGTATACGCTCCATACGAGCTCGACATATTGCGCAGAAGAGGATGGCTAGTATGGATGTTGCGAGTTTGAACCAG ATTTTCATGATTAAATCGTAA